Proteins co-encoded in one Arachis hypogaea cultivar Tifrunner chromosome 11, arahy.Tifrunner.gnm2.J5K5, whole genome shotgun sequence genomic window:
- the LOC112722992 gene encoding large ribosomal subunit protein eL27 yields MVKFLKPNKAVIVLQGRYAGRKAVIIRAFDDGTRDRPYGHCLVAGIKKYPSKVVKRDSTKKTAKKSRVKAFVKMVNYQHVMPTRYTLDVDLKDAVTVESLQSKDKKVAALKESKKRLEERFKTGKNRWFFTKLRF; encoded by the coding sequence ATGGTGAAGTTCTTGAAACCAAACAAAGCGGTTATCGTGCTGCAAGGCCGATACGCGGGTCGCAAGGCCGTCATCATACGAGCCTTCGACGATGGCACTCGCGACCGCCCCTACGGCCACTGCCTCGTCGCCGGGATCAAGAAGTACCCTTCGAAGGTTGTGAAGAGGGACTCCACCAAGAAGACGGCGAAGAAGTCGCGCGTGAAGGCGTTCGTTAAGATGGTTAACTACCAGCACGTGATGCCAACGCGCTACACGCTTGACGTGGATTTGAAGGACGCCGTTACGGTCGAGTCGCTTCAGTCGAAGGACAAGAAGGTTGCGGCGCTTAAAGAGTCCAAGAAGAGGCTCGAGGAGAGGTTCAAGACTGGCAAGAATCGTTGGTTCTTCACCAAGCTCAGATTCTAA